In Lotus japonicus ecotype B-129 chromosome 5, LjGifu_v1.2, one genomic interval encodes:
- the LOC130717306 gene encoding ubiquitin C-terminal hydrolase 22, producing the protein MIPTTNPSSSSSSYTNPEPCQHLVDYKLKHGFNGYKAIQNLLVTSPIGRTSVKKPNTAIPRCSFCNGCQGRFYLCLICSSFSCFDHTLLHPQSESGHAVFVDIERAELYCGVCCDQLYDPDFDQVVMSKHSMGGNGSESIGQRLIKRRRLVSGVGLDLGKLKYRFPAEDLRAKSCYPMGLRGLNNLGSTCFMNSVLQALLHAPPFRDYFLSDGHCLDACQKRTMDRMCLLCDINAVFSAVYSGDRNPYSPAQFLYSWWQHSANLASYEQQDAHEFFISMLDAIHEKEGKTRNGSRGNGDCQCIAHRVFYGLLRSDVTCMACGFTSTTYDPCLDISLNLDTNVSLTENGKKLTKRDGEGSMSTLLGCLDLFTRPEKLGSDQKLYCQNCQQRQNSLKQMSIRKLPLVLSLHVKRFEHSFVKKTSRKIDRYLHFPFSLDMTPYMSSSILRARYGNRIFAFGGDEPDMFSEFDIFAVVTHSGTLESGHYVTFVRLRKQWYRCDDACITEVDEATVRASQCYMIFYAQKTLQDKANEDLSLLPNSPGRELLLPIAGCC; encoded by the exons ATGATCCCAACAACaaacccttcttcttcttcttcttcatacaCAAACCCAGAACCATGTCAACATCTTGTTGATTACAAGCTCAAGCATGGCTTCAATGGCTACAAAGCTATCCAAAATCTCCTTGTGACATCTCCGATTGGGAGAACCAGTGTCAAGAAGCCTAATACAGCAATACCCAGATGCAGTTTCTGTAATGGGTGTCAAGGGAGATTCTATTTATGTCTGATTTGCTCTTCATTCTCTTGTTTTGATCATACCCTTTTGCACCCTCAATCTGAATCTGGTCATGCTGTGTTTGTGGACATTGAAAGAGCTGAACTTTATTGTGGGGTGTGCTGTGATCAATTGTATGATCCTGATTTTGATCAAGTTGTGATGTCTAAACATTCAATGGGTGGGAATGGGAGTGAGAGCATTGGGCAGAGATTGATCAAAAGGAGGAGATTGGTTTCTGGGGTTGGATTGGATTTGGGGAAATTGAAGTACAGGTTTCCAGCTGAAGATCTGAGGGCTAAATCTTGTTATCCAATGGGGTTGAGGGGGTTGAACAATCTGGGTAGTACTTGTTTCATGAATTCTGTGTTGCAAGCATTACTACATGCACCTCCTTTCAGGGACTATTTCTTGAGTGATGGTCATTGTTTGGATGCTTGTCAGAAGAGAACCATGGATCGGATGTGTTTGCTTTGTGATATAAATGCTGTTTTTTCAGCTGTGTATTCGGGTGATCGAAATCCATATAGCCCTGCTCAGTTTCTCTACAG ctggTGGCAGCATTCAGCAAATTTAGCGAGTTATGAGCAGCAGGATGCTCACGAGTTTTTCATTTCAATGTTAGATGCAATCCATGAGAAAGAGGGCAAAACAAGGAACGGAAGCAGAG GTAACGGAGACTGTCAGTGCATTGCTCATAGAGTGTTTTATGGGCTATTGAGATCAGATGTTACCTGTATGGCCTGTGGATTCACCTCAACAACCTATGACCCTTGTTTGGACATTTCACTTAACTTAGATACCAATGTCTCTCTAACTGAAAACGGTAAAAAGCTTACCAAACGGGATGGGGAAGGAAGCATGTCTACTCTTTTGGGTTGTTTGGACTTGTTCACTAGGCCAGAGAAGTTGGGATCGGACCAGAAACTTTACTGCCAAAACTGTCAGCAAAGACAGAACTCATTGAAACAAATGTCAATTAGAAAGCTCCCTTTGGTACTTAGCTTGCATGTGAAACGGTTTGAGCACTCTTTTGTGAAGAAGACTTCAAGAAAAATAGATCGCTACCTGCATTTTCCATTCTCCTTGGACATGACACCATATATGTCCTCTTCAATCCTCAGGGCCAGATATGGAAATAGAATCTTTGCTTTCGGGGGTGATGAACCAGACATGTTTTCCGAGTTTGATATTTTTGCAGTGgtgacacattcagggactcTCGAGTCGGGCCATTATGTTACTTTTGTGCGTTTGAGGAAGCAGTGGTACAGATGTGATGATGCTTGTATAACAGAGGTTGATGAGGCGACAGTCAGAGCTTCACAATGTTACATGATCTTCTATGCGCAGAAAACCCTACAGGATAAAGCGAATGAAGATTTGAGTCTCCTGCCGAATTCCCCTGGAAGAGAGTTACTTCTTCCTATTGCTGGGTGTTGCTAG